One window of Gilliamella sp. B3022 genomic DNA carries:
- a CDS encoding nitrous oxide-stimulated promoter family protein, whose product MVAHNTGPKIQEEKKTVRAMIYLYCNKHHHSKFNQLCEECDDLLQFAMKRLTMCRFGEKKTTCERCPKHCYPKNYKHKIKQVMRFAGPRMIIHHPIMAFKHLYKNLMNKKHC is encoded by the coding sequence ATGGTTGCCCACAATACCGGACCAAAAATACAAGAAGAAAAAAAAACCGTTAGAGCAATGATTTATCTATATTGCAACAAACATCATCATTCCAAATTTAACCAATTATGTGAAGAGTGCGATGACTTGTTGCAATTTGCCATGAAACGCTTAACTATGTGCCGTTTTGGTGAGAAAAAAACGACCTGTGAGCGATGCCCTAAACATTGTTATCCAAAAAATTATAAACACAAAATTAAACAAGTTATGCGTTTTGCAGGACCAAGAATGATTATTCATCATCCAATCATGGCTTTTAAGCATTTGTACAAAAATTTGATGAATAAAAAGCATTGCTAA
- the ycaO gene encoding 30S ribosomal protein S12 methylthiotransferase accessory factor YcaO has translation MKTFIPGKDAALEDSINYFHQQLAYYDLEVKEASWLNPVPNVWSVHIQNTQCPLCFANGKGASKKAALASALGEYFERLSTNYFFSDFYLGENVANADFVHYPTEKWFSIPEDGLLPKGLLTEKLLKFYNPNGELTAMDLIDLQSSHPERGICALPFVQQSDQKTVYVPVNLIANLYASNGMSAGNTRNEARVQGLSEIFERFVKNKIIAQAISLPIIPTDVIGRYPEVLAAIEALENEGFPLYCFDASLGGAFPVICVVLFNPKNGTSYASFGAHPNFGVALERTVTELLQGRSLKDLDVFSPPSFDNNDVADLSNLETHFIDSSGLISWDLFNKQSDYDFVDWDFSGTTEQEFENLMAIFKRHKTEVLIMDYEHLGVYACRILAVGMSEIYPPEDLLLANNNMAIHLRDRILSLPYEKLVAKQYLAIIEQLDDEGLDDFARVRELLGIATGKDNAWFTLRIGELKAMLALAAKDLEQAQAWIDWTLEMNESVFTPERNHAYRCLQTLVNFMLERDKKQFIHYQDAFYKMYGKNCVDEMWQYANGEKTFFGLDDLTTTVKSSNNHLQQFAMHQKLLSVYQTLHQAMK, from the coding sequence ATGAAAACTTTTATTCCCGGCAAAGACGCTGCTCTTGAAGATTCCATTAACTATTTCCATCAACAACTCGCTTACTATGATTTAGAAGTGAAAGAAGCTTCTTGGCTTAATCCAGTGCCAAATGTATGGTCTGTTCATATTCAAAATACCCAATGTCCACTTTGCTTTGCAAATGGTAAAGGAGCAAGTAAAAAAGCGGCATTAGCGTCAGCATTAGGTGAATATTTTGAGCGTTTATCGACAAATTATTTTTTTTCAGATTTTTATCTCGGTGAAAATGTTGCAAATGCCGATTTTGTACATTATCCAACAGAAAAATGGTTCTCAATCCCTGAAGATGGACTTTTACCAAAAGGATTATTAACTGAAAAACTGCTTAAGTTTTACAATCCCAATGGTGAATTAACCGCTATGGATTTAATTGATTTGCAATCAAGTCATCCTGAACGAGGAATATGTGCTTTACCTTTTGTTCAACAGTCAGATCAAAAAACCGTGTATGTGCCAGTCAATTTGATAGCTAACTTATATGCTTCTAATGGTATGTCTGCTGGCAATACGCGTAATGAAGCGCGCGTGCAAGGATTATCAGAAATTTTTGAGCGTTTCGTTAAAAATAAAATTATTGCTCAAGCCATTAGTTTACCGATAATTCCAACTGATGTTATTGGTCGCTATCCTGAGGTATTAGCGGCGATTGAAGCGCTTGAAAATGAAGGTTTCCCGCTTTACTGCTTTGATGCTTCACTCGGTGGAGCGTTTCCAGTGATTTGTGTCGTGTTATTTAATCCCAAAAATGGCACGAGTTATGCATCCTTTGGTGCGCATCCTAATTTTGGTGTTGCGCTTGAAAGAACCGTTACTGAGCTGTTACAAGGTCGAAGCTTGAAAGATCTTGATGTGTTTTCACCACCAAGTTTTGATAACAATGATGTTGCTGATTTGAGTAATTTAGAAACACATTTTATTGATTCAAGCGGATTAATTTCTTGGGATCTGTTTAATAAGCAATCCGATTATGACTTTGTTGATTGGGATTTTTCCGGTACCACCGAACAAGAATTTGAAAACTTAATGGCGATTTTTAAACGCCATAAAACCGAAGTTTTAATTATGGATTATGAGCATTTAGGTGTTTATGCTTGTCGAATTTTGGCGGTCGGAATGTCAGAAATTTATCCACCAGAGGATTTATTGCTCGCTAATAATAATATGGCGATTCATCTTCGAGATAGAATTTTGTCGTTGCCTTATGAAAAGCTCGTCGCGAAACAGTATCTAGCCATCATTGAACAGTTGGATGATGAGGGCTTAGATGATTTTGCCCGAGTTCGTGAATTGCTTGGTATTGCAACCGGAAAAGATAATGCTTGGTTTACATTACGCATCGGTGAACTCAAAGCGATGCTGGCATTGGCGGCAAAAGATTTAGAGCAAGCTCAAGCATGGATTGACTGGACTCTTGAAATGAATGAGTCGGTTTTTACCCCTGAACGCAATCACGCTTATCGTTGCTTACAAACATTGGTTAATTTTATGCTTGAGCGAGATAAAAAACAGTTTATCCATTATCAAGATGCATTTTATAAAATGTATGGTAAAAACTGTGTCGATGAAATGTGGCAATATGCTAATGGTGAGAAAACGTTTTTCGGCTTGGATGATTTAACCACGACGGTTAAATCATCCAATAACCATTTGCAACAATTTGCAATGCATCAAAAGTTATTGTCAGTCTATCAAACATTACATCAAGCTATGAAATAA
- a CDS encoding shikimate 5-dehydrogenase — translation MARIINKDTIVCMSLSARPSNFGTRFHNYLYEKLDLNYLYKAFTTNNLKDAIYGIKALAIRGCAISMPYKEACIEFIDELDDSVKSIQSVNTIVNTDHYLKAYNTDYIAVAKLVQENNIDNNTTFVLKGSGGMANAVIGAFYDAGFKNGFIAARNQTKGEALAKRYGYAWVKNEQDIAPEQAKLIINVTPIGMLGGNEAHDLAFPKVMIENADIVFDVVALPVETPMIKYAKSLNKTIISGADVAVIQALEQFVLYTGVTPSKKLVEQAGNFARQG, via the coding sequence ATGGCAAGAATTATTAATAAAGATACAATCGTTTGCATGTCCCTTTCTGCAAGACCAAGCAATTTCGGTACCCGTTTTCATAATTATTTATATGAAAAACTCGATTTAAACTATCTTTATAAAGCTTTTACCACTAATAACTTGAAAGATGCAATTTATGGTATCAAAGCATTAGCCATTCGTGGTTGTGCCATTTCAATGCCTTATAAAGAAGCCTGTATCGAGTTTATTGATGAATTAGATGATTCAGTAAAGTCGATTCAATCGGTCAATACGATAGTCAATACTGACCACTATTTAAAAGCCTATAACACTGATTATATTGCGGTTGCTAAGCTCGTTCAAGAAAACAACATTGATAACAATACGACCTTTGTATTAAAAGGAAGTGGTGGAATGGCTAATGCAGTAATTGGAGCCTTTTATGATGCAGGTTTTAAAAATGGCTTCATTGCTGCGCGTAACCAAACAAAAGGTGAAGCTTTAGCCAAACGCTATGGTTATGCATGGGTGAAAAACGAACAAGACATCGCTCCTGAACAGGCAAAACTCATTATTAATGTAACACCAATTGGCATGCTTGGCGGCAATGAAGCTCATGATTTGGCTTTTCCAAAAGTAATGATTGAAAATGCCGATATTGTGTTCGATGTGGTTGCTCTACCCGTTGAAACGCCAATGATCAAATACGCCAAATCACTCAATAAAACGATTATTTCTGGTGCAGATGTAGCTGTAATACAAGCATTAGAGCAATTTGTGTTGTATACCGGCGTTACGCCAAGTAAAAAGTTAGTGGAGCAAGCAGGAAATTTTGCAAGACAAGGTTAG